Proteins encoded by one window of Blautia luti:
- a CDS encoding TAXI family TRAP transporter solute-binding subunit — translation MRRSVAGMLILALTGCIAAGCGTITDRIRFGAAGLGGMYHAFADTFSDIAQSDEDYKMEVKTTAGSAANLRLLSDDYVQLAIAQADITNDAYYGTGIFEGKEYQGYSAIAGLYTEACQIVVRDDSDIRSVDDLQGKKISVGEEESGTEQNASQILAAYGLTDQLVDKVNLDYTEAASELKDGEINAFFCTAGIQTTVIGELAKQCGIRLLDLDEKGKDKLLKAYDFYTEYEIPAETYTGQTEPVETVGVKAVLLASDKLSEKTVENLTRTLFANEQELQYSLSADIALDETEAVEGISVPFHKGAVKYYESAGVDVTTEKGSK, via the coding sequence ATGAGAAGATCAGTGGCAGGAATGCTGATACTGGCTCTGACAGGGTGCATTGCAGCAGGATGCGGAACTATAACTGACAGGATCCGTTTCGGAGCTGCCGGTCTGGGCGGTATGTATCATGCCTTTGCAGATACATTTAGTGATATTGCGCAGTCGGATGAAGACTATAAAATGGAAGTAAAAACAACAGCAGGATCTGCTGCGAATCTTCGTTTATTATCAGATGATTATGTACAGCTTGCCATCGCTCAGGCAGATATTACGAATGATGCTTACTATGGAACAGGGATCTTTGAAGGAAAAGAGTACCAGGGTTATAGTGCAATAGCCGGGCTTTATACAGAAGCATGTCAGATTGTAGTCCGGGATGACTCAGATATCAGATCAGTAGATGACCTTCAGGGAAAGAAAATAAGCGTAGGTGAAGAGGAATCCGGAACAGAGCAGAATGCCAGTCAGATCCTGGCAGCATATGGTCTGACAGATCAGCTGGTTGATAAAGTAAATCTGGATTATACAGAAGCCGCCAGCGAGTTGAAAGATGGCGAGATCAATGCGTTCTTCTGTACTGCCGGTATACAGACAACGGTAATAGGAGAGCTGGCGAAGCAGTGTGGGATCCGTCTTCTGGATCTGGATGAAAAGGGAAAAGATAAGCTGCTGAAAGCTTATGATTTCTATACAGAATATGAGATCCCGGCTGAGACATATACAGGTCAGACAGAACCGGTAGAGACAGTAGGAGTAAAAGCAGTTTTACTTGCAAGCGATAAACTGTCAGAGAAGACAGTAGAGAATCTTACCCGGACATTATTTGCCAATGAACAGGAATTACAGTACTCTTTGTCAGCAGATATTGCATTGGATGAGACGGAAGCAGTGGAGGGAATTTCTGTTCCGTTCCATAAAGGAGCTGTGAAATATTATGAGTCTGCAGGTGTGGATGTAACAACAGAGAAAGGAAGCAAATAA
- a CDS encoding aldo/keto reductase — protein sequence MDRIKKDFGFGCVRLPMLESGEVDKEQTCKMVDTFLENGFNYFDTVHGYLDGKSEIAIKDCLSSRYKREESLRFRCF from the coding sequence ATGGACAGAATAAAAAAGGATTTTGGATTTGGGTGCGTGCGTCTTCCTATGCTGGAGAGTGGAGAAGTTGACAAAGAGCAGACCTGTAAGATGGTAGATACATTTCTGGAAAACGGGTTTAATTATTTTGACACTGTACATGGATATCTGGATGGAAAAAGTGAGATCGCGATCAAAGATTGTCTTTCCAGCCGCTATAAGAGAGAGGAATCTCTCCGCTTTCGGTGCTTTTAG
- the thiD gene encoding bifunctional hydroxymethylpyrimidine kinase/phosphomethylpyrimidine kinase, whose translation MKTALTIAGSDSSGGAGIQADIKTMLTNGVYAMSAVTALTAQNTAGVTGIMEVTPEFLGKELDAVFTDIYPDAVKIGMVSSAELIHVIADRLKKYHADNIVIDPVMVATSGARLISEEAVDVLKEKLFPMASVLTPNIPEGELLTGRKIRSSEDMIRAAEEIGSRYHCAVLCKGGHQLNDANDLLWQAGKIRWFYGERINNPNTHGTGCTLSSAIASNLAKGYDLETSVERAKKYISGALSAMLDLGKGSGPMDHGFAVHNEYTEESAGSTAAK comes from the coding sequence ATGAAGACAGCATTAACCATAGCAGGCAGTGATTCCAGTGGAGGGGCAGGGATCCAGGCTGATATTAAAACAATGCTTACCAACGGAGTTTATGCCATGAGTGCAGTTACAGCACTTACAGCACAGAATACTGCAGGGGTTACCGGGATCATGGAAGTAACGCCGGAATTTCTGGGAAAAGAGCTGGATGCTGTTTTTACAGATATTTATCCGGATGCAGTGAAGATCGGAATGGTATCATCAGCAGAACTGATCCATGTGATCGCGGACAGGCTGAAGAAATACCACGCAGACAATATTGTGATCGATCCGGTGATGGTGGCTACCAGCGGTGCACGCCTGATCAGTGAAGAGGCAGTTGATGTACTGAAAGAAAAACTATTTCCCATGGCATCAGTCCTTACTCCCAATATTCCGGAAGGGGAGCTGCTGACAGGAAGGAAGATCCGTTCCAGTGAGGATATGATCCGTGCTGCAGAGGAGATCGGAAGCAGATACCACTGTGCTGTGCTTTGTAAAGGAGGGCATCAGCTGAATGACGCCAATGACCTGCTGTGGCAGGCGGGGAAGATCAGATGGTTTTACGGGGAAAGGATCAATAATCCCAATACTCACGGAACTGGCTGTACTTTGTCCAGTGCTATTGCTTCTAATCTGGCGAAAGGCTATGATCTGGAGACTTCTGTAGAACGTGCCAAAAAGTACATATCAGGAGCTCTGTCTGCCATGCTTGACCTGGGAAAAGGCAGCGGCCCCATGGATCATGGATTTGCTGTTCATAATGAATACACAGAAGAATCTGCAGGAAGTACAGCAGCGAAATAA
- the ispD gene encoding 2-C-methyl-D-erythritol 4-phosphate cytidylyltransferase, with the protein MASVKNTAIVLAAGQGKRMHSKIQKQFLEIQGYPVLYYSLRCFQESPLIRDIVLVTGAESVEYCKENIVEKYGFTKVVSVVAGGKERYDSVYAGLCACCDCEYVLIHDGARPFITEEILKRGLDKAGETGACVIGMPSKDTVKLADDQGFVGSTPDRKSVWMIQTPQIFEYSLIRDAHESIRCKDMSSITDDAMVVEQETGVKVALAEGSYQNIKITTPEDLFIAEAFLNSAENIQK; encoded by the coding sequence ATGGCATCTGTAAAAAATACGGCAATCGTTCTGGCAGCAGGACAGGGAAAAAGAATGCACAGCAAAATACAGAAACAGTTTCTGGAAATACAAGGCTATCCGGTTCTGTACTATTCCCTGCGCTGTTTCCAGGAGAGTCCCCTGATCAGAGATATCGTTCTGGTTACCGGAGCTGAGTCAGTAGAGTACTGCAAAGAAAATATTGTAGAAAAATATGGCTTTACGAAAGTAGTCAGTGTGGTAGCCGGGGGAAAAGAGAGATATGATTCTGTCTATGCAGGGCTGTGTGCATGCTGCGACTGTGAATATGTACTGATCCATGATGGCGCCAGACCCTTTATTACGGAAGAAATACTGAAGCGTGGGCTGGATAAAGCAGGCGAAACAGGCGCCTGTGTGATCGGCATGCCTTCCAAGGATACAGTGAAACTGGCGGATGACCAGGGATTTGTAGGATCTACGCCGGACAGAAAAAGCGTCTGGATGATACAGACACCACAGATATTTGAATATTCGCTGATCAGAGATGCCCATGAAAGCATCCGGTGCAAGGATATGAGCAGTATTACGGATGATGCTATGGTAGTGGAGCAGGAAACCGGAGTAAAGGTTGCTCTTGCAGAAGGGTCTTATCAGAACATAAAAATAACGACACCGGAGGACCTTTTTATAGCAGAAGCCTTCCTGAACAGTGCCGAAAATATACAAAAATGA
- a CDS encoding LytR/AlgR family response regulator transcription factor translates to MRKIVICDDMELERLLLKDILIQYFEEIQEEVSIIEYSSGEVLVADAEEGYLEGELLFLDIYMDQLNGMETARKLRALQCRIPIVFLTASPDYAVESYEVQAAGYLLKHYSEEKLKALLNRILKTDMKRRVAIKNKRQYRYPYTDDIMYIDSDRHTVTLHMEDGSQITTQDKLSEIEKRIGEKRFVRCHQSYLVNMDYIKDAKDDFELRDGTIVPVRVRGRKEILDQYYEYFVSHFGEKKDQENR, encoded by the coding sequence ATGCGTAAAATTGTTATCTGTGATGACATGGAACTGGAGAGACTCCTGTTAAAAGATATATTAATTCAATATTTCGAGGAAATCCAGGAGGAAGTTTCCATTATCGAATATTCCTCCGGTGAAGTGCTCGTGGCAGATGCGGAAGAAGGGTATCTCGAGGGAGAACTGCTCTTTCTGGATATTTATATGGATCAGCTGAACGGGATGGAAACAGCCAGGAAACTTCGCGCCCTTCAGTGCAGGATCCCCATTGTATTTCTGACTGCATCGCCGGATTATGCGGTGGAAAGTTATGAAGTGCAGGCGGCCGGTTATCTGCTGAAACATTATTCTGAAGAGAAACTGAAAGCACTTCTGAACAGAATCCTGAAAACAGATATGAAACGTAGGGTTGCCATCAAAAATAAGCGGCAGTACCGTTATCCGTACACAGATGATATCATGTACATAGACAGTGACAGACACACCGTGACACTTCATATGGAAGATGGATCTCAGATCACGACACAGGATAAGCTCAGTGAGATTGAGAAGCGGATCGGAGAGAAACGTTTTGTCCGCTGCCATCAGAGTTATCTGGTAAACATGGACTATATAAAGGATGCCAAAGATGACTTCGAACTGCGGGACGGCACCATTGTTCCTGTCCGCGTAAGAGGAAGAAAAGAAATCCTGGATCAGTATTATGAATATTTTGTGAGCCATTTTGGTGAGAAAAAAGACCAGGAAAACAGGTAA
- the gltS gene encoding sodium/glutamate symporter, translating into MKIELDMYQTIAVAVVVLMLGKFLKTKFSILERFCIPAPVIGGVLFAVFTCLCYVTGIVEFSFDDILKEVCMVFFFTSVGFQANLKVLKSGGKSLIIFLGLVIALILSQNFLAVGLAKLLHISPLVGLCTGSIPMVGGHGTAGAFGPVLEDFGVSGASTLCTAGATFGLIAGSMMGGPIGKRLIEKKNLLETVVQEDDSLLVEEEKKHERHTSMYPSAVFQLIIAIGIGTIVSKLLSLTGMTFPIYIGAMIAAAFIRNIGEYSGKFTIYMGEINDIGGISLSLFLGIAMITLKLWQLADLALPLIILLAGQTVLMFVYTYFVVFNVMGRDYDAAVLSSGVCGFGMGATPNAMANMQAICEKFAPSVKAYLLVPLVGSLFADFLNSLVITFFINFL; encoded by the coding sequence ATGAAAATAGAACTGGATATGTATCAGACGATAGCTGTTGCAGTTGTCGTACTGATGCTGGGAAAATTTTTGAAAACCAAATTCAGCATACTGGAGAGATTTTGTATTCCGGCTCCGGTAATCGGAGGTGTGCTGTTTGCTGTATTTACCTGTCTGTGTTATGTGACGGGAATCGTAGAATTTTCTTTTGATGATATCCTGAAGGAAGTGTGTATGGTATTTTTCTTTACTTCCGTAGGATTTCAGGCGAATCTGAAAGTACTGAAAAGCGGCGGCAAATCACTGATCATTTTTCTGGGGCTTGTGATCGCATTGATCCTTTCCCAGAACTTCCTGGCTGTAGGGCTGGCAAAGCTGCTCCATATCAGCCCTCTGGTAGGCCTCTGTACAGGTTCTATCCCAATGGTGGGAGGACATGGTACGGCAGGAGCTTTCGGCCCTGTTCTGGAGGATTTCGGGGTTTCAGGGGCAAGTACTTTATGTACAGCAGGAGCTACTTTCGGTCTGATTGCAGGAAGTATGATGGGAGGTCCTATCGGTAAGCGTCTGATCGAGAAGAAGAACCTTCTGGAAACGGTTGTCCAGGAAGATGACAGCCTTCTGGTAGAAGAGGAGAAAAAGCACGAACGACATACCAGTATGTATCCGTCAGCAGTATTTCAGCTGATCATTGCCATCGGTATCGGAACGATCGTATCGAAACTTCTGTCCTTGACAGGAATGACTTTTCCGATATATATTGGAGCTATGATAGCAGCGGCATTTATCCGTAATATCGGAGAATATTCCGGAAAATTCACAATCTATATGGGTGAGATCAATGATATCGGTGGTATCAGCCTGTCTCTGTTCCTGGGAATTGCTATGATCACACTGAAATTGTGGCAGCTTGCAGATCTGGCCCTTCCACTGATCATCCTGCTTGCAGGCCAGACCGTTCTCATGTTTGTGTATACATATTTCGTAGTATTCAATGTAATGGGAAGAGATTATGATGCAGCGGTTCTTTCCTCCGGTGTATGTGGATTCGGTATGGGAGCCACACCCAATGCCATGGCGAACATGCAGGCAATCTGTGAAAAATTCGCACCGTCTGTAAAGGCATATCTGCTGGTTCCTCTTGTAGGAAGCTTATTTGCAGATTTCCTTAACAGTCTGGTTATTACATTCTTTATTAACTTTTTATAA
- a CDS encoding DUF4358 domain-containing protein, protein MKKTGRSNTDIHTFIKAGLVILLVVYLTLLYTADNAKNIPIEQITASMESDETITSLNKEGRTDLKHYYQVDERDIDGYFFYKAASPMAVEEICIMKAKNSGQAATLLESAQSHLSSQKNVFEGYGTDQMALLNNALVGKKGNYVYYMCGADAASWRSAFLALI, encoded by the coding sequence ATGAAGAAGACAGGCAGAAGTAATACAGACATACATACTTTTATCAAAGCCGGCCTGGTCATCCTGCTGGTGGTTTATCTCACTTTGCTTTACACCGCTGATAATGCAAAAAATATTCCCATAGAGCAAATCACTGCATCTATGGAATCTGATGAAACCATTACTTCTTTAAATAAAGAAGGACGTACCGATCTGAAACACTATTATCAGGTGGACGAACGTGATATTGACGGATATTTCTTCTACAAAGCTGCTTCTCCTATGGCTGTAGAGGAAATCTGCATCATGAAGGCCAAAAACAGTGGACAGGCTGCCACTTTATTGGAGAGCGCCCAGTCCCATCTATCCAGCCAGAAGAATGTTTTCGAAGGCTACGGTACAGACCAGATGGCACTTTTAAACAATGCCCTTGTGGGCAAAAAAGGAAACTACGTATATTATATGTGCGGAGCCGACGCTGCCAGCTGGCGCAGTGCTTTCCTCGCCCTGATATAA
- the tsaD gene encoding tRNA (adenosine(37)-N6)-threonylcarbamoyltransferase complex transferase subunit TsaD, whose amino-acid sequence MKDTLILAIESSCDETAASVVKNGRTILSNVISSQIALHTLYGGVVPEIASRKHIEKINQVIEQALADAEVTLDDLDAIGVTYGPGLVGALLVGVAEAKAIAYAKKLPLVGVHHIEGHVSANYIEHPDLEPPFLCLIVSGGHTHLVIVKDYGEFEILGRTRDDAAGEAFDKVARAIGLGYPGGPKVDKLSKEGNPDAIEFPRAKIDGCPYDFSFSGVKSAVLNYLNHAQMTGEEVNRADLAASFQKAVVDVLVEHTMLAAKDYGMKKISIAGGVASNGTLRSAMEEACAKKGYSFYRPSPIFCTDNAAMIGVAAYYEYIKGTRHGWDLNAVPNLKLGER is encoded by the coding sequence ATGAAAGATACATTAATTCTTGCGATCGAGAGTTCCTGTGATGAAACAGCAGCTTCTGTTGTAAAAAACGGCAGGACAATTTTATCCAATGTGATCTCTTCACAGATCGCTCTTCATACTTTATACGGTGGGGTAGTTCCGGAAATTGCCTCACGTAAACATATTGAAAAGATCAACCAGGTTATTGAGCAGGCCCTTGCAGATGCAGAGGTGACTTTGGACGATCTGGATGCCATTGGCGTAACTTACGGACCGGGACTGGTAGGTGCCCTTCTTGTAGGAGTAGCAGAAGCGAAAGCCATCGCCTACGCTAAGAAACTTCCACTGGTGGGAGTGCATCATATAGAAGGACATGTTTCAGCCAACTATATTGAGCATCCGGATCTGGAACCGCCATTTTTGTGCCTGATCGTATCAGGAGGACACACACATCTGGTGATCGTGAAAGATTACGGTGAGTTCGAAATTCTCGGACGTACCCGTGACGATGCTGCTGGAGAAGCTTTTGACAAAGTTGCCAGAGCCATCGGGCTGGGTTACCCGGGTGGACCGAAGGTAGATAAACTTTCCAAAGAGGGAAATCCGGATGCCATTGAATTTCCACGTGCAAAGATTGACGGATGTCCGTATGATTTCAGCTTCAGCGGGGTGAAATCTGCTGTTCTGAACTATCTGAACCATGCACAGATGACAGGCGAAGAAGTAAACAGGGCAGATCTGGCTGCTTCTTTCCAGAAGGCAGTAGTGGATGTTCTGGTGGAGCATACCATGCTGGCTGCGAAAGATTATGGAATGAAGAAGATTTCCATTGCCGGAGGAGTTGCTTCCAATGGAACTCTTCGGTCTGCAATGGAGGAAGCATGTGCGAAAAAAGGTTACAGCTTTTACCGCCCGTCACCAATCTTCTGTACAGATAATGCGGCAATGATCGGAGTGGCTGCATATTATGAATATATAAAAGGTACAAGACATGGCTGGGACCTAAATGCAGTCCCGAACCTGAAACTGGGAGAAAGATAG
- a CDS encoding GNAT family N-acetyltransferase, producing the protein MNSEMIIRTASEADAPVLLEIYAPYVERTAITFEYEVPSVDEFASRIRNTLQKYPYLVAEKGGRILGYAYAGPFHDRPAYDWSVETSIYVDTFLKHMGIGRKLHDALEQALQEQGILNMNACIAYPSTEDEYLNKNSVEFHTHMGYRLVGEFYKCGYKFHRWYNMVWMEKLIGEHLTDQNPPKFG; encoded by the coding sequence ATGAACAGCGAAATGATCATCCGCACTGCCTCTGAAGCAGATGCACCGGTTCTTCTTGAAATTTACGCACCTTATGTGGAGCGCACAGCTATCACCTTCGAATATGAAGTTCCTTCTGTGGACGAATTTGCATCCCGCATCCGCAATACCTTACAGAAATATCCTTATCTCGTCGCCGAAAAAGGCGGCCGGATCCTGGGATACGCCTATGCCGGTCCTTTCCATGACCGTCCTGCCTATGACTGGTCAGTAGAAACTTCGATCTATGTAGATACTTTCCTAAAACATATGGGGATCGGCCGTAAACTTCATGACGCCCTTGAACAGGCTCTTCAGGAACAGGGAATCCTGAACATGAATGCCTGCATCGCTTATCCCTCCACAGAAGATGAATACCTGAATAAAAACAGCGTAGAATTCCACACTCACATGGGTTACCGCCTGGTAGGAGAATTCTATAAATGCGGTTATAAATTCCACAGATGGTATAATATGGTCTGGATGGAGAAACTTATCGGCGAACACCTTACTGACCAGAACCCACCGAAATTTGGTTAG
- a CDS encoding MBOAT family O-acyltransferase yields MVFNSIFFIFCFLPVFMLIYYLVPGKLRNLILFLGSLVFYAWGEPVYVILMLFSSIFNYYMGAELERLYYDEKRQKLNLVFAVIVNLGILVFFKYYGFLLNTIGGITGLHIPHPELSLPIGLSFYTFRNLSYLFDVYLSKISAQHNFLTFATYSTMFPYTSAGPIVRYTDIQEQLNRRSINITRFGMGAELFIKGLAKKVILADNLSALYAGICGTSRMSVLTAWIGIFAYTMQLYFDFSGYSDMAIGLGKMLGFDFKKNFDYPYISTSVSEFWRRWHISLGSWFRDYTYIPLGGNRVSTLKHVRNILVVWALTGLWHGASWNFVLWGVYYGLFLLLEKFVLASLLERLPQWLRIAYTMFVVMIGWVFFSQTDFSALGTYLGTLFGIGAAGFADSTALYYLKTGFILFVVSILACRPGLYQQFKRLLQRRPMTAVLVNFILLALSIAYMVYNSYTPFLYAKF; encoded by the coding sequence ATGGTATTTAACAGCATCTTTTTTATTTTCTGCTTTCTTCCGGTATTTATGCTGATCTATTATCTGGTTCCGGGAAAGCTTCGCAATCTTATTCTTTTTCTGGGAAGCCTTGTTTTTTATGCATGGGGGGAACCGGTTTATGTGATCCTCATGCTGTTTTCCAGTATTTTTAACTATTATATGGGAGCAGAGCTTGAACGCCTCTATTACGATGAGAAAAGACAGAAGCTTAATCTGGTATTCGCAGTCATCGTAAACCTGGGGATCCTGGTATTCTTTAAATACTACGGTTTCCTGCTGAATACCATCGGCGGGATCACAGGACTCCACATACCCCATCCGGAGCTGTCGCTGCCTATCGGACTTTCCTTTTACACTTTCCGGAATCTGTCTTACCTCTTTGATGTATATCTGAGTAAGATCAGCGCGCAGCATAACTTCCTGACTTTCGCCACTTACAGCACCATGTTCCCATACACTTCCGCCGGACCTATCGTGCGGTACACAGATATCCAGGAACAGCTGAACAGGCGAAGCATCAATATCACTCGGTTCGGAATGGGCGCAGAACTTTTTATCAAAGGCCTTGCCAAAAAGGTGATCCTGGCAGACAATCTTTCTGCCTTATATGCCGGAATCTGCGGAACTTCCCGCATGTCAGTCCTTACCGCATGGATCGGTATCTTCGCCTATACCATGCAGCTGTATTTCGATTTCAGCGGATATTCCGATATGGCCATCGGCCTTGGCAAAATGCTGGGATTCGATTTCAAAAAGAACTTCGATTACCCTTATATTTCCACCAGTGTATCCGAGTTCTGGAGACGCTGGCACATTTCCCTTGGAAGCTGGTTTCGGGATTACACCTACATTCCACTGGGCGGCAACCGCGTTTCCACACTGAAACATGTACGGAATATCCTAGTTGTATGGGCTCTGACTGGACTGTGGCATGGTGCAAGCTGGAACTTCGTTCTCTGGGGTGTTTATTACGGTCTGTTTCTTCTTCTGGAGAAATTTGTCCTTGCCTCTCTTCTGGAGCGGCTGCCCCAGTGGTTGCGTATCGCCTACACCATGTTTGTAGTAATGATCGGCTGGGTATTTTTCAGCCAGACTGATTTCTCAGCACTTGGTACTTACCTTGGAACGCTGTTCGGAATCGGTGCTGCAGGTTTCGCAGACAGCACTGCACTGTATTACCTGAAAACAGGCTTCATCCTGTTCGTGGTTAGTATCCTGGCATGCAGACCCGGGCTGTACCAACAGTTTAAACGTCTCCTTCAGCGCAGGCCAATGACTGCTGTACTTGTTAATTTTATTTTACTGGCACTGTCCATCGCATATATGGTCTATAACTCCTATACACCATTCTTATATGCGAAATTTTAA
- a CDS encoding GDSL-type esterase/lipase family protein — translation MKNKQINKFFLLIPAGVILAGVLLFLGLRNSGNDTDCQNTVATLQTLENSDISETEQKLQDLKAQETQDATEVTDDTTLLTDVQLRQVFAGSVILGDSITNSIVEYGYLDTDVVVAKLGLSVAGADEQIDTAIGLKPTHVFMAFGSNDLETYGSNSSEFIAAYKTQIQKIQAALPDVPIYINCILPITDDAIAATPDLAYYPEYNDGLQTMCQEMGCTFIDNSSIIESSSENLYEPDGEHVIQDYYPKWLTHMAQVAGLQA, via the coding sequence TTGAAAAATAAACAGATAAACAAATTTTTTCTGCTCATTCCGGCAGGTGTGATCCTGGCAGGTGTCCTTCTCTTTCTGGGACTTCGGAACTCCGGGAATGACACAGACTGTCAGAACACTGTCGCCACACTCCAGACTCTGGAGAACAGTGATATCTCAGAAACAGAGCAGAAACTCCAGGATCTGAAAGCGCAGGAAACCCAGGACGCCACCGAGGTAACCGATGATACCACCCTTCTTACAGATGTTCAGCTCCGTCAGGTATTCGCAGGAAGTGTTATCCTGGGAGATTCCATCACCAATTCCATTGTAGAATATGGATATCTGGACACTGATGTGGTGGTTGCCAAGCTTGGCCTGAGTGTTGCAGGTGCAGATGAACAGATCGATACTGCCATCGGCCTGAAGCCAACCCACGTATTTATGGCATTTGGTTCCAATGACCTGGAAACCTATGGTTCCAATTCTTCTGAATTTATTGCAGCTTATAAGACCCAGATCCAGAAGATCCAGGCTGCACTGCCGGATGTTCCTATCTACATCAACTGTATCCTGCCGATCACGGATGATGCCATCGCAGCCACCCCTGATCTGGCATATTATCCCGAATACAATGATGGTCTTCAGACCATGTGTCAGGAAATGGGATGTACTTTTATTGATAACTCTTCCATCATAGAATCCAGTTCAGAAAACCTGTATGAACCGGACGGTGAGCATGTGATCCAGGATTATTATCCGAAATGGCTTACCCATATGGCACAGGTAGCGGGGTTACAGGCATGA
- a CDS encoding DHHW family protein, with protein sequence MKKSIRNYRLFLGRMGLFFFFIPIVVLIAGILIPDRGFSEKENRVLASRPALKADQLASGNFEKQFETYKNDQFPLRDMWITLKAGTDRLMGKVEENGVYLGTSGYLMEEFKAPLQQQYDATVSAMTNFASRHSDLKQYALIAPNSVNILKSKLPAFAPVQDQNPWLDSLKTSLTDAGVTFIDVRDTFRDHKSEELYYHTDHHWTTQGAYYAYQQAAAAMEIDTSSDSYEKAPVTRSFQGTLSAKSGFRSGEKDEIDVFLPTGENTLSSVINYVDEQKKSASFYDTEQLKTRDKYALFFGGNHAQVKISTPTETNHTLLVLKDSYANSLVSFLAPHYRKIIMVDPRYYYGDLEELIQVENVQEVLYLYNANTFFADTSLELALS encoded by the coding sequence ATGAAAAAATCAATCAGAAATTACCGGCTCTTTCTGGGGCGGATGGGACTTTTCTTTTTCTTCATCCCCATCGTGGTGCTTATAGCAGGGATCCTCATTCCTGACCGTGGATTCTCCGAAAAAGAAAACAGGGTACTGGCTTCCAGGCCTGCCCTGAAAGCAGACCAGCTCGCATCCGGAAACTTCGAAAAACAATTCGAAACTTACAAAAATGATCAGTTTCCTCTCCGTGATATGTGGATCACCTTGAAAGCAGGTACTGACCGTCTCATGGGAAAAGTGGAAGAAAACGGCGTTTATCTGGGCACAAGCGGCTACCTTATGGAAGAATTCAAGGCTCCCCTCCAGCAGCAATATGATGCTACAGTCAGTGCCATGACAAACTTCGCCTCCAGACATTCGGACCTGAAACAGTATGCACTGATCGCCCCCAACTCCGTCAATATATTAAAAAGCAAACTTCCTGCTTTCGCACCTGTCCAGGATCAGAATCCATGGCTTGACAGCCTGAAAACTTCCCTGACAGATGCAGGTGTTACTTTTATTGACGTAAGGGATACCTTCCGCGATCATAAATCCGAAGAACTTTATTACCACACAGACCATCACTGGACCACCCAGGGTGCCTATTATGCATATCAGCAGGCCGCTGCTGCCATGGAGATTGATACATCCTCTGATTCCTACGAAAAGGCCCCTGTTACCCGTTCTTTCCAGGGAACCTTATCTGCCAAAAGCGGATTTCGTTCCGGGGAAAAAGATGAGATCGATGTCTTTCTCCCCACCGGGGAAAACACCCTTTCCTCTGTGATTAATTATGTAGATGAGCAGAAAAAATCTGCCAGCTTCTATGACACCGAACAGCTGAAGACCAGAGATAAATATGCCCTGTTCTTCGGCGGAAACCATGCACAGGTAAAGATCAGCACCCCTACGGAAACCAATCACACACTTCTGGTGCTGAAAGATTCCTACGCCAACAGCCTGGTTTCATTCCTGGCTCCCCATTACCGTAAGATCATCATGGTAGACCCCCGTTATTATTACGGAGATCTGGAAGAACTGATCCAGGTAGAAAATGTTCAGGAAGTCCTGTATCTGTATAATGCCAATACTTTCTTTGCAGACACTTCTCTGGAACTTGCTCTTTCATAA